One stretch of Sander lucioperca isolate FBNREF2018 chromosome 13, SLUC_FBN_1.2, whole genome shotgun sequence DNA includes these proteins:
- the LOC116055930 gene encoding zinc finger protein 862-like produces the protein MNELIDSLCRCITARFSDVNSGVLQAMRLTSFQCWPEADTSSDFGDEEVNKLISHFRPLLLSAGVDVELIPDQWTILKTELYTAGFSQGTFEKTWPTVNRILHHRCPDVLDLFDALLTIPATTADCERGFSVMKQVKSDRRSRLKGETLSDLKPSCAHLTSNTLIQL, from the exons ATGAATGAGCTAATCGATTCTCTGTGCCGGTGCATCACTGCTAGATTTAGTGATGTGAACAGTGGTGTCCTGCAGGCTATGCGGCTGACCAGTTTCCAGTGCTGGCCAGAGGCAGACACGAGTTCAG ATTTTGGTGATGAAGAGGTAAACAAACTCATCAGTCACTTCCGACCTCTTTTACTGTCCGCTGGAGTGGATGTGGAGTTGATCCCTGATCAATGGACAATTCTCAAGACTGAACTGTACACAGCAGGATTCAGCCAAG GAACCTTTGAGAAGACCTGGCCTACTGTGAACAGAATTCTGCACCATCGGTGTCCTGATGTCCTTGATCTTTTTGATGCTCTCCTCACCATCCCTGCAACTACAGCTGACTGTGAAAGAGGGTTCAGTGTTATGAAGCAGGTAAAGAGTGACAGGCGCTCACGCCTAAAAGGTGAGACCCTCTCTGACCTAAAACCCAGTTGTGCTCACCTGACATCAAATACTTTGATCCAACTTTGA